Proteins from one Panthera leo isolate Ple1 chromosome D1, P.leo_Ple1_pat1.1, whole genome shotgun sequence genomic window:
- the ART1 gene encoding GPI-linked NAD(P)(+)--arginine ADP-ribosyltransferase 1 has protein sequence MQPPAMVSLLLVSMGLMEALQAQSHPITQRDLFSQEMPLDMAPASFDDQYAGCAAAMTAALPDLNQTEFQANKVYADGWALASSQWQERQAWGPEWGPSPTRLPLPPPGFRDEHGVALLAYTANSPLHKQFNAAVREAGRSRASYLHHFSFKTLHFLLTEALQLLGRGQRSPQCRQVFRGVHGLRFRPAAPGATVRLGGFASASLQNVAAQQFGEDTFFGIWTCLGAPIKGYSFFPGEDEVLIPPFETFQVINASRPAQGPARIYLRALGKRSTYNCEYIKDKQCKSGPCRLDNSAMSQGPISAVWSLLLPLWLLVRGTFP, from the exons ATGCAGCCTCCTGCCATGGTGTCTCTGCTGCTTGTGTCCATGGGCCTCATGGAAGCACTTCAG gcCCAGAGCCACCCCATCACTCAACGAGACCTCTTCTCTCAAGAAATGCCCCTGGATATGGCCCCAGCCTCCTTTGATGACCAGTATGCTGGCTGTGCAGCAGCCATGACAGCTGCCCTCCCGGATCTCAACCAAACAGAGTTCCAGGCCAACAAAGTGTATGCTGACGGCTGGGCACTGGCAAGCAGCCAGTGGCAGGAGCGCCAGGCCTGGGGACCAGAGTGGGGCCCCAGCCCTACCCGGCTGCCCCTGCCACCCCCTGGCTTCCGCGATGAGCATGGGGTGGCCCTCCTGGCCTACACAGCCAACAGCCCCTTGCACAAGCAGTTCAACGCAGCCGTGCGGGAGGCGGGCCGCTCCCGAGCCTCCTACCTCCACCACTTCTCCTTCAAGACACTCCATTTCCTGCTGACCGAGGCCCTGCAGCTGCTGGGTAGGGGCCAGCGTTCACCCCAGTGCCGCCAGGTGTTCCGAGGGGTGCATGGCCTGCGCTTCCGGCCAGCAGCACCTGGAGCCACCGTAAGGCTGGGAGGATTTGCCTCCGCCTCCCTGCAGAATGTTGCAGCCCAGCAGTTTGGGGAGGACACCTTCTTTGGCATCTGGACCTGCCTTGGGGCACCTATCAAGGGCTACTCCTTCTTCCCTGGGGAGGATGAGGTGCTGATCCCCCCCTTTGAGACCTTCCAGGTAATCAATGCCAGCAGAccagcccagggccctgcccgCATTTACCTCCGGGCCCTGGGCAAGCGCAGCACATACAACTGTGAGTACATTAAAG ATAAGCAGTGCAAGTCTGGGCCCTGCCGTCTGGATAACTCAG CCATGAGTCAAGGCCCCATTTCTGCAGTCTGGTCCCTCCTACTGCCACTCTGGCTCCTTGTCAGAGGAACCTTTCCATAG
- the ART5 gene encoding ecto-ADP-ribosyltransferase 5 isoform X4 — protein MVPSTSGPRFPESPPKTMLVALLMALHALWQARAVPILPLGLAPDTFDDAYVGCTEEMEEKAVPLLKEEMAGHALLRESWEAAREAWEHKRRGLTLPPGFKAQHGIAVMVYTNSSNTLYWELNQAVRTGGGSREFYMKYFPFKALHFYLTRALQLLQGSGGCNGGPGKVVFRGVGTLHFEPKRLGDSVRLGQFASSSLDEAVARRFGNATFFSLRTCFGAPIQALSVFPEEREVLIPPHEVFLVTRFSQEGAQSLVTLWSYNQTCSHFNCAYLGGEKRRGCVSVQTGGQPDSTSQGDFSLLSWKTLFLAPRGFQISGVGP, from the exons ATGGTGCCCTCGACATCTGGACCTCGCTTTCCTGAGTCTCCCCCAAAAACGATGCTGGTGGCTCTGCTGATGGCTCTCCATGCCCTCTGGCAG GCCCGGGCTGTTCCCATCCTGCCCCTGGGCCTGGCTCCAGACACCTTTGATGATGCTTACGTGGGCTGCACAGAGGAGATGGAAGAAAAGGCAGTCCCTCTGCTGAAGGAGGAGATGGCTGGCCACGCCCTGCTGCGGGAGTCCTGGGAGGCAGCACGGGAGGCCTGGGAGCACAAGCGTCGAGGGCTCACCCTGCCCCCTGGCTTCAAAGCCCAGCACGGAATCGCCGTCATGGTCTATACCAACTCATCTAACACTTTATACTGGGAGCTGAACCAGGCTGTGCGAACAGGCGGTGGCTCCCGGGAATTCTACATGAAGTACTTCCCCTTCAAGGCCCTGCATTTCTACTTGACCCGGGCCCTGCAGCTGCTGCAGGGCAGTGGGGGCTGCAACGGGGGACCTGGGAAGGTGGTGTTCCGAGGCGTGGGCACCCTTCACTTTGAACCCAAGAGGCTGGGGGACTCTGTCCGCTTGGGCCAGTTTGCTTCCAGCTCCCTGGATGAGGCAGTGGCCCGCAGATTTGGTAATGCCACCTTCTTCTCTCTAAGGACTTGCTTTGGGGCCCCTATCCAGGCCTTATCTGTCTTTCCTGAGGAGCGCGAGGTGCTGATCCCCCCACATGAAGTCTTCTTGGTCACCAGGTTCTCCCAGgaaggagcccagagcctggtgacTCTCTGGAGCTATAATCAGACCTGCAGCCACTTTAACTGTGCCTATCTGGGTG GGGAGAAGAGGCGGGGCTGTGTATCTGTACAAA cAGGAGGACAGCCAGACTCCACCTCCCAGGGGGACTTCTCTCTACTCTCCTGGAAGACCCTGTTCTTGGCACCTAGGGGCTTCCAGATCTCAGGAGTCGGGCCCTGA
- the ART5 gene encoding ecto-ADP-ribosyltransferase 5 isoform X3 — translation MLAFEVLCDLALRDLFSLVLGFSSTEQSSRPALSPAHALLDCILNGGTSHPRNGPRSLSPSPSPMVPSTSGPRFPESPPKTMLVALLMALHALWQARAVPILPLGLAPDTFDDAYVGCTEEMEEKAVPLLKEEMAGHALLRESWEAAREAWEHKRRGLTLPPGFKAQHGIAVMVYTNSSNTLYWELNQAVRTGGGSREFYMKYFPFKALHFYLTRALQLLQGSGGCNGGPGKVVFRGVGTLHFEPKRLGDSVRLGQFASSSLDEAVARRFGNATFFSLRTCFGAPIQALSVFPEEREVLIPPHEVFLVTRFSQEGAQSLVTLWSYNQTCSHFNCAYLGGEKRRGCVSVQTGGQPDSTSQGDFSLLSWKTLFLAPRGFQISGVGP, via the exons ATGCTGGCATTTGAGGTGCTCTGTGACCTAGCCCTCCGTGACCTCTTCAGCCTCGTGCTTGGTTTCTCCAGTACAGAACAAAGTTCCAG GCCCGCCCTTAGCCCCGCCCACGCCCTCCTGGACTGTATCCTGAACGGGGGCACTTCACACCCGAGGAACGGACCCAGGTCTTTGTCCCCCAGCCCATCGCCAATGGTGCCCTCGACATCTGGACCTCGCTTTCCTGAGTCTCCCCCAAAAACGATGCTGGTGGCTCTGCTGATGGCTCTCCATGCCCTCTGGCAG GCCCGGGCTGTTCCCATCCTGCCCCTGGGCCTGGCTCCAGACACCTTTGATGATGCTTACGTGGGCTGCACAGAGGAGATGGAAGAAAAGGCAGTCCCTCTGCTGAAGGAGGAGATGGCTGGCCACGCCCTGCTGCGGGAGTCCTGGGAGGCAGCACGGGAGGCCTGGGAGCACAAGCGTCGAGGGCTCACCCTGCCCCCTGGCTTCAAAGCCCAGCACGGAATCGCCGTCATGGTCTATACCAACTCATCTAACACTTTATACTGGGAGCTGAACCAGGCTGTGCGAACAGGCGGTGGCTCCCGGGAATTCTACATGAAGTACTTCCCCTTCAAGGCCCTGCATTTCTACTTGACCCGGGCCCTGCAGCTGCTGCAGGGCAGTGGGGGCTGCAACGGGGGACCTGGGAAGGTGGTGTTCCGAGGCGTGGGCACCCTTCACTTTGAACCCAAGAGGCTGGGGGACTCTGTCCGCTTGGGCCAGTTTGCTTCCAGCTCCCTGGATGAGGCAGTGGCCCGCAGATTTGGTAATGCCACCTTCTTCTCTCTAAGGACTTGCTTTGGGGCCCCTATCCAGGCCTTATCTGTCTTTCCTGAGGAGCGCGAGGTGCTGATCCCCCCACATGAAGTCTTCTTGGTCACCAGGTTCTCCCAGgaaggagcccagagcctggtgacTCTCTGGAGCTATAATCAGACCTGCAGCCACTTTAACTGTGCCTATCTGGGTG GGGAGAAGAGGCGGGGCTGTGTATCTGTACAAA cAGGAGGACAGCCAGACTCCACCTCCCAGGGGGACTTCTCTCTACTCTCCTGGAAGACCCTGTTCTTGGCACCTAGGGGCTTCCAGATCTCAGGAGTCGGGCCCTGA
- the ART5 gene encoding ecto-ADP-ribosyltransferase 5 isoform X1 produces the protein MRPMDTSSRDTMAGGCMLEDRILLMLAFEVLCDLALRDLFSLVLGFSSTEQSSRPALSPAHALLDCILNGGTSHPRNGPRSLSPSPSPMVPSTSGPRFPESPPKTMLVALLMALHALWQARAVPILPLGLAPDTFDDAYVGCTEEMEEKAVPLLKEEMAGHALLRESWEAAREAWEHKRRGLTLPPGFKAQHGIAVMVYTNSSNTLYWELNQAVRTGGGSREFYMKYFPFKALHFYLTRALQLLQGSGGCNGGPGKVVFRGVGTLHFEPKRLGDSVRLGQFASSSLDEAVARRFGNATFFSLRTCFGAPIQALSVFPEEREVLIPPHEVFLVTRFSQEGAQSLVTLWSYNQTCSHFNCAYLGGEKRRGCVSVQTGGQPDSTSQGDFSLLSWKTLFLAPRGFQISGVGP, from the exons ATGAGGCCCATGGACACAAGCAGCAGAGACACCATGGCAGGAGGCTGCATGTTGGAG GACAGAATCCTCCTCATGCTGGCATTTGAGGTGCTCTGTGACCTAGCCCTCCGTGACCTCTTCAGCCTCGTGCTTGGTTTCTCCAGTACAGAACAAAGTTCCAG GCCCGCCCTTAGCCCCGCCCACGCCCTCCTGGACTGTATCCTGAACGGGGGCACTTCACACCCGAGGAACGGACCCAGGTCTTTGTCCCCCAGCCCATCGCCAATGGTGCCCTCGACATCTGGACCTCGCTTTCCTGAGTCTCCCCCAAAAACGATGCTGGTGGCTCTGCTGATGGCTCTCCATGCCCTCTGGCAG GCCCGGGCTGTTCCCATCCTGCCCCTGGGCCTGGCTCCAGACACCTTTGATGATGCTTACGTGGGCTGCACAGAGGAGATGGAAGAAAAGGCAGTCCCTCTGCTGAAGGAGGAGATGGCTGGCCACGCCCTGCTGCGGGAGTCCTGGGAGGCAGCACGGGAGGCCTGGGAGCACAAGCGTCGAGGGCTCACCCTGCCCCCTGGCTTCAAAGCCCAGCACGGAATCGCCGTCATGGTCTATACCAACTCATCTAACACTTTATACTGGGAGCTGAACCAGGCTGTGCGAACAGGCGGTGGCTCCCGGGAATTCTACATGAAGTACTTCCCCTTCAAGGCCCTGCATTTCTACTTGACCCGGGCCCTGCAGCTGCTGCAGGGCAGTGGGGGCTGCAACGGGGGACCTGGGAAGGTGGTGTTCCGAGGCGTGGGCACCCTTCACTTTGAACCCAAGAGGCTGGGGGACTCTGTCCGCTTGGGCCAGTTTGCTTCCAGCTCCCTGGATGAGGCAGTGGCCCGCAGATTTGGTAATGCCACCTTCTTCTCTCTAAGGACTTGCTTTGGGGCCCCTATCCAGGCCTTATCTGTCTTTCCTGAGGAGCGCGAGGTGCTGATCCCCCCACATGAAGTCTTCTTGGTCACCAGGTTCTCCCAGgaaggagcccagagcctggtgacTCTCTGGAGCTATAATCAGACCTGCAGCCACTTTAACTGTGCCTATCTGGGTG GGGAGAAGAGGCGGGGCTGTGTATCTGTACAAA cAGGAGGACAGCCAGACTCCACCTCCCAGGGGGACTTCTCTCTACTCTCCTGGAAGACCCTGTTCTTGGCACCTAGGGGCTTCCAGATCTCAGGAGTCGGGCCCTGA
- the ART5 gene encoding ecto-ADP-ribosyltransferase 5 isoform X2, with translation MRPMDTSSRDTMAGGCMLEDRILLMLAFEVLCDLALRDLFSLVLGFSSTEQSSRPALSPAHALLDCILNGGTSHPRNGPRSLSPSPSPMVPSTSGPRFPESPPKTMLVALLMALHALWQARAVPILPLGLAPDTFDDAYVGCTEEMEEKAVPLLKEEMAGHALLRESWEAAREAWEHKRRGLTLPPGFKAQHGIAVMVYTNSSNTLYWELNQAVRTGGGSREFYMKYFPFKALHFYLTRALQLLQGSGGCNGGPGKVVFRGVGTLHFEPKRLGDSVRLGQFASSSLDEAVARRFGNATFFSLRTCFGAPIQALSVFPEEREVLIPPHEVFLVTRFSQEGAQSLVTLWSYNQTCSHFNCAYLGGEKRRGCVSVQRGQPDSTSQGDFSLLSWKTLFLAPRGFQISGVGP, from the exons ATGAGGCCCATGGACACAAGCAGCAGAGACACCATGGCAGGAGGCTGCATGTTGGAG GACAGAATCCTCCTCATGCTGGCATTTGAGGTGCTCTGTGACCTAGCCCTCCGTGACCTCTTCAGCCTCGTGCTTGGTTTCTCCAGTACAGAACAAAGTTCCAG GCCCGCCCTTAGCCCCGCCCACGCCCTCCTGGACTGTATCCTGAACGGGGGCACTTCACACCCGAGGAACGGACCCAGGTCTTTGTCCCCCAGCCCATCGCCAATGGTGCCCTCGACATCTGGACCTCGCTTTCCTGAGTCTCCCCCAAAAACGATGCTGGTGGCTCTGCTGATGGCTCTCCATGCCCTCTGGCAG GCCCGGGCTGTTCCCATCCTGCCCCTGGGCCTGGCTCCAGACACCTTTGATGATGCTTACGTGGGCTGCACAGAGGAGATGGAAGAAAAGGCAGTCCCTCTGCTGAAGGAGGAGATGGCTGGCCACGCCCTGCTGCGGGAGTCCTGGGAGGCAGCACGGGAGGCCTGGGAGCACAAGCGTCGAGGGCTCACCCTGCCCCCTGGCTTCAAAGCCCAGCACGGAATCGCCGTCATGGTCTATACCAACTCATCTAACACTTTATACTGGGAGCTGAACCAGGCTGTGCGAACAGGCGGTGGCTCCCGGGAATTCTACATGAAGTACTTCCCCTTCAAGGCCCTGCATTTCTACTTGACCCGGGCCCTGCAGCTGCTGCAGGGCAGTGGGGGCTGCAACGGGGGACCTGGGAAGGTGGTGTTCCGAGGCGTGGGCACCCTTCACTTTGAACCCAAGAGGCTGGGGGACTCTGTCCGCTTGGGCCAGTTTGCTTCCAGCTCCCTGGATGAGGCAGTGGCCCGCAGATTTGGTAATGCCACCTTCTTCTCTCTAAGGACTTGCTTTGGGGCCCCTATCCAGGCCTTATCTGTCTTTCCTGAGGAGCGCGAGGTGCTGATCCCCCCACATGAAGTCTTCTTGGTCACCAGGTTCTCCCAGgaaggagcccagagcctggtgacTCTCTGGAGCTATAATCAGACCTGCAGCCACTTTAACTGTGCCTATCTGGGTG GGGAGAAGAGGCGGGGCTGTGTATCTGTACAAA GAGGACAGCCAGACTCCACCTCCCAGGGGGACTTCTCTCTACTCTCCTGGAAGACCCTGTTCTTGGCACCTAGGGGCTTCCAGATCTCAGGAGTCGGGCCCTGA